The Phycisphaeraceae bacterium genome includes a window with the following:
- a CDS encoding acetyl-CoA carboxylase carboxyltransferase subunit alpha yields the protein MSQAPTANPLYELDFERPVLALERQIAELEAAGTGPANGVDLSSEVKKVRQSHQAMLKKIYTKLSPWNTVKVARHPNRPQSIDYIKSFVKDYAEIHGDRCFGDDPAIMAGFGRIGPHKAMIIGHRKGKDTKEKIRCHFGCAHPEGYRKALRAMKLAEKFNLPVICLIDTPGAYPGIGAEERGQAQAIAENLREMARLQTPIIAAVIGEGASGGALGIGVADRMAMMQFAWYTVISPEGCAAILWKEANPETNNAAAEALKLTAKDNVSLGTIDDIIDEPLGGAHRNLAQAATSLEAYLTQTLRELKRFKIENLVAKRYQRLRAIGEYAQG from the coding sequence ATGTCACAAGCACCCACCGCCAACCCCCTGTACGAACTCGACTTCGAACGGCCCGTCCTCGCGCTCGAACGGCAGATCGCCGAGCTTGAAGCCGCTGGCACCGGGCCGGCCAACGGGGTCGATCTCTCTTCTGAGGTCAAAAAAGTCCGGCAGTCGCACCAGGCGATGCTCAAGAAGATCTACACCAAGCTCTCGCCGTGGAACACGGTCAAGGTTGCCCGTCACCCCAACCGGCCGCAGTCGATCGACTACATCAAGAGTTTCGTCAAGGACTACGCCGAGATCCATGGCGACCGGTGCTTTGGCGACGACCCGGCGATCATGGCCGGCTTCGGGCGGATCGGTCCGCACAAGGCGATGATCATCGGGCACCGAAAGGGCAAGGACACCAAAGAGAAGATCCGGTGCCACTTCGGCTGCGCTCACCCCGAGGGCTACCGCAAGGCCCTGCGGGCGATGAAGCTTGCCGAGAAGTTCAACCTCCCGGTCATCTGCCTGATCGACACGCCCGGTGCCTACCCCGGCATCGGCGCCGAGGAGCGCGGGCAAGCCCAAGCCATCGCCGAGAACCTGCGCGAAATGGCCAGACTCCAGACGCCGATCATCGCCGCGGTCATCGGCGAAGGTGCCTCCGGTGGGGCGCTGGGGATTGGTGTTGCGGACCGCATGGCGATGATGCAGTTCGCCTGGTACACGGTGATCTCGCCGGAGGGCTGTGCGGCTATTTTGTGGAAAGAGGCGAACCCCGAGACCAACAACGCCGCCGCTGAAGCGCTCAAGCTCACCGCCAAAGACAACGTCTCGCTGGGGACCATCGACGACATCATCGACGAACCTCTCGGCGGAGCCCACCGCAACCTCGCCCAGGCCGCGACCTCACTCGAGGCGTACCTGACCCAGACGCTGCGCGAACTCAAGCGGTTCAAGATCGAGAATCTTGTCGCGAAGCGGTACCAGCGGCTGCGGGCTATAGGGGAATATGCTCAAGGCTAA
- a CDS encoding prephenate dehydrogenase: MLDGVDKLVIVGTGLLGASVGLAAKAAGFRGRIVGVARREEVGRVALERGCVDEISLDAGEAAKGAGLIVVAVPLGGFEAVFHAIKDSVLASGAVVTDVGSTKAGVMRLAQEIFGEGAKRVVGAHPMAGSEQAGPEAATADLLRGKPCVITAGQQDDADAIELVEQLWRGVWMSVVRMDPDEHDRCMAAVSHLPHLAAVGLIGVVSELGGWQVASTGLKDTSRLASSNPPMRADIIHENRAALAEVLRGYAKRISAMAELVERDDQPRLLELLESAKAKRDTWLAEREAQS; this comes from the coding sequence ATGCTTGATGGCGTGGACAAGCTGGTGATCGTAGGGACTGGGCTCCTCGGCGCGAGCGTGGGGCTGGCGGCCAAAGCCGCGGGTTTTCGTGGCCGGATCGTCGGCGTGGCCCGGCGAGAAGAGGTGGGTCGAGTGGCGCTGGAGCGGGGCTGTGTAGATGAAATATCACTCGATGCCGGCGAGGCGGCGAAGGGAGCCGGGCTGATCGTGGTGGCGGTGCCGCTCGGGGGGTTCGAGGCGGTGTTCCACGCCATCAAGGACTCAGTCCTGGCCTCGGGCGCGGTCGTGACGGACGTGGGTTCGACCAAGGCGGGCGTCATGCGACTCGCTCAAGAGATCTTCGGCGAGGGCGCAAAACGAGTGGTGGGGGCCCATCCGATGGCCGGCAGTGAGCAGGCCGGCCCCGAAGCCGCGACCGCAGACCTGCTACGCGGCAAACCGTGCGTGATCACCGCGGGGCAGCAGGATGACGCCGATGCGATCGAGTTAGTGGAACAACTCTGGCGCGGGGTTTGGATGTCGGTCGTACGCATGGACCCGGACGAGCACGATCGGTGCATGGCCGCAGTCAGCCATCTCCCGCACCTCGCGGCGGTGGGTTTGATCGGCGTCGTCTCCGAACTTGGCGGCTGGCAGGTCGCCTCGACCGGCCTCAAGGACACCAGCCGACTGGCCAGCAGCAACCCGCCCATGCGCGCCGACATCATTCACGAGAACCGTGCAGCGCTCGCGGAGGTGCTGCGCGGTTACGCCAAACGGATATCCGCCATGGCCGAGCTGGTGGAGCGCGATGATCAGCCACGCCTGCTGGAGCTACTGGAATCGGCGAAGGCGAAGCGCGATACATGGCTTGCTGAGAGAGAGGCACAGTCTTGA
- a CDS encoding metalloregulator ArsR/SmtB family transcription factor, which translates to MTYTSPSPIDSLFRAFADRTRLRILNLLSDHDELCVCDIIAALDLPQAKVSRHLAYLRRAGLVDTRREGQWVHYRLRQASSPLHTRLLDCLRCCLHEVPELKADRQRLARCCT; encoded by the coding sequence ATGACCTACACCTCACCATCACCGATCGATAGCCTCTTTCGCGCCTTTGCCGACCGCACCCGGCTGCGCATCCTCAACCTGCTTAGCGACCACGATGAGCTGTGCGTCTGCGACATCATTGCTGCGCTTGACCTCCCCCAGGCGAAAGTCTCCCGGCACCTCGCCTACCTCCGCCGCGCCGGCCTTGTCGATACCCGGCGCGAAGGCCAGTGGGTCCACTACCGACTCCGCCAGGCCAGCTCCCCCCTGCACACCCGCCTGCTCGACTGCCTGCGTTGCTGCCTCCACGAGGTCCCCGAACTCAAGGCCGATCGCCAACGCCTCGCTCGCTGCTGTACCTGA